One Vespa crabro chromosome 4, iyVesCrab1.2, whole genome shotgun sequence DNA segment encodes these proteins:
- the LOC124423896 gene encoding uncharacterized protein MAL8P1.12 isoform X1: MDMEKCNKNVQKIDSEVGTSLSLDSDASIADFKSPKIKPIEKLKLFNFKLTKKKETSIKTELSKGLNKKASNQSKKNISDVHTRTESNICEDKSKSVKHSNDTKVAYVCPLCFKNFKDTNSRILHMKNCAAKNNVSMEKLLQAMELQERQSAERVSLGLLAAPVLQNKKQTTINKMFLAKDHQLQLALALSKSLYEAEEVGNYNEIEDLADICTTKDSTKELMDKNLMGNITTRFQKKKKQTFITVLQTRSKEERDRLITEKIAEILIDSETLHQSQQQMQSKFENIKRNNLRSHILKKYLNFDNKLWNSAMLQLSQKDFYVINLSPYIIPSTKQTFMESESESNMSNKSEQKVSSPTKSNLHSNKKESSNISHKVDINLFPNTEKENINIQSSINTLILDWGNALNNSSSSDIIIFVNGSKHIWVHKLVFYIRCSNILLDIIPYNDTTYLVKEMICWTDVEYHIALAFLEFIYCGIIKKHAISFNDNIAISSLGRLARRYKVKELFTYLRLEYAAFHDRTSKNDKFELYKQDIQEDCNSNDKQNEFVEYNTLTPKKDINSVNCSNQSIPDISIMEISPDKLLRTSISPEKCVTLMDRKNSISPDIFNDTNDVILNRTNMEILLSPIQCSSKNTTNQILFSSSINKSRSSTDECVLNQSPVASPKSNPTIMEDKIKSKSNLTLFIEEVQRENAKSDFASDSEIDCPIKSFIQYNKNPFRKKNYDESNVLDKLHNSKLSPDQTEKKENGLSKLEKDMQIHADDNPQLYNITVDKNLTTSTEHNNTDLFPSIKEIETNMYSDKNFSEKTIPNSQINNASVTISLSSNSEMDTDDLDMYTKNKRKYIDKSIAVYQSASKKYKNTMTEIKNDEVENNKAIASNSEKIDEDDIYDTLLNNSFEHKDNFKEQDIDNCNNDSSKTQITNNESFYNDYSNIFNLVSPEISDIENQNDSPFKLSTNPDSIVISSSPDIDLNSQDINNFNKNDSLGVLSSKIQESDDELHHTFPNDIHFSNINIDNRIEHITLNNKTLQICSKNKKSRKRCKSEGNLQINYTAEENDKLDKFNNMNSLQCNKEDNKLIIKNKLFTITENNDISLPNYDIMDTAELHREMQKYGLKIQNRNKNIKLLTYIYKELHPTIDLCETIDTSGKNMYNEYEEPQKKRLKVDINLSDKYSNIERECNVSSFKNWNSNDYSKRMETKTEYMNNVENLIVLSDCDSIKEAFSKLIEFNKDLHNKILQYEPLNIELLHHMLKTNGFKCKINALIDFLDEQVFFSSLFLYNILFFTDIYNNFFYKFQ; this comes from the exons ATGGACAtggaaaaatgtaataaaaatgtacaaaaaatCGATAGTGAAGTTGGTACATCTCTATCATTGGATTCAGATGCAAGTATAGCAGATTTTAAATCTCCAAAAATAAAaccaattgaaaaattaaaactatttaacttcaaattaacgaaaaagaaagaaacaagcaTAAAAACTGAGTTAAGTAAAGGCTTAAATAAGAAAGCAAGTAATcagtcaaaaaaaaatatttctgatgTTCATACACGAACAGAATCAAATATATGCGAGGATAAAAGTAAATCTGTAAAACATTCAAATGACACAAAGGTAGCATATGTATGTCCATTATgttttaagaattttaaagATACGAATAGTAGGATACTTCATATGAAAAATTGTGCtgcaaaaaataatgtttctatGGAAAAACTATTACAAGCTATGGAGTTACAAGAACGTCAATCTGCAGAAAGAGTTTCTCTTGGATTACTTGCTGCACCTGTGTTACAGAATAAAAAGCAAActactataaataaaatg TTTCTCGCAAAGGATCATCAACTGCAACTTGCTCTTGCACTTTCTAAATCCCTCTATGAAGCTGAAGAAGTGGGGAATTACAATGAAATAGAAGATTTAGCAGATATATGTACTACAAAGGATTCTACTAAGGAACTTATGGACAAAAATTTAATGGGAAACATTACCACtcgatttcaaaagaaaa aaaagcaAACTTTTATAACAGTATTACAAACTCgttcaaaagaagaaagagaccgTTTAATAACTGAAAAAATAGctgaaattttaatagataGTGAAACACTGCATCAGAGCCAACAACAAATGCAaagtaaatttgaaaatataaaaaggaataatttgaGAAGTCATATccttaaaaaatatctaaatttt GATAATAAATTATGGAATTCAGCAATGTTACAGCTAAgtcaaaaagatttttatgtcATAAATCTATCACCATATATAATCCCAAGTACAAAACAAACGTTTATG gAAAGTGAAAGTGAATCAAATATGTCAAATAAGTCTGAACAAAAAGTTTCATCGCCAACAAAATCTAATTtacattcgaataaaaaagaaagttcaaATATATCACACAAAGTGGACATAAACTTATTTCCaaatacagaaaaagagaatattaacATACAGTCATCTATTAATACTCTAATACTTGATTGGGGAAATGcattaaacaatagttcatcaagtgatataataatatttgttaatggTAGTAAACATATTTGGGTACACAAATTGGTTTTTTATATACGCTGTTCTAACATTTTACTTGATATAATTCCATATAATGATACAACTTATTTAGTTAAAGAAATGATCTGCTGGACCGATGTAGAGTACCATATTGCTTTAGCATTtctagaatttatttattgtggtattattaaaaagcatgcaatttcttttaatgacaatattgcAATATCTTCACTGGGCCGCTTGGCAAGAAgatataaagtaaaagaattattCACTTATTTGCGTCTTGAATATGCTGCTTTCCATGATAGAACTTCAAAAAATGATAAGTTCGAACTATATAAACAAGATATACAAGAAGATTGTAATAGCAATGATAAGCAAAATGAATTTGTAGAATATAATACACTAACtccaaaaaaagatattaatagtGTTAATTGTAGTAATCAAAGTATACCTGATATTTCCATAATGGAAATCTCGCCTGATAAACTCTTAAGAACAAGTATATCTCCAGAAAAATGTGTGACACTTATGGATAGAAAAAACAGTATATCTCCAGATATATTCAATGATACAAATGATGTTATATTAAATCGTACAaatatggaaatattattGAGTCCAATTCAATGCAGTTCAAAAAATACtacaaatcaaattttattttcctcatcAATAAACAAAAGTAGATCTTCTACTGATGAATGTGTACTTAATCAGTCACCAGTGGCATCTCCAAAAAGTAATCCAACTATAATggaggataaaataaaatcaaaaagtaatcttacattatttattgaagAAGTTCAGAGAGAAAATGCCAAATCAGATTTTGCTTCAGATTCTGAAATAGACTGTCCAATCAAATCGTTTATtcagtataataaaaatccatttagaaagaagaattatgATGAATCTAATGTTCTTGATAAACTCCATAATTCTAAACTTTCTCCAGAtcaaacagaaaagaaagaaaatggtttGAGTAAGCTTGAAAAGGATATGCAGATTCATGCTGATGATAATCCACAGTTATACAATATAACAGTAGATAAAAATCTTACTACATCTACTGAACATAATAATACAGATTTATTCCCatcaataaaagaaattgaaactAATATGTATAGTGACAAAAATTTCTCAGAGAAAACAATTCCAAATTCACAGATCAATAATGCATCTGTAACTATATCATTGTCTTCTAATAGTGAAATGGATACAGATGATCTAGATatgtatacaaaaaataaaagaaaatatattgataaaagtATAGCTGTATATCAATCTgcttcgaaaaaatataaaaatactatgactgaaattaaaaatgatgaagtagaaaataataaagccaTTGCATCAAATTCAGAAAAAATTGATGAAGATGACATTTATGAtactttgttaaataatagttTTGAACATAAAGACAATTTTAAAGAACAAGATatagataattgtaataatgatagttcAAAAACTCAAATTACTAATAATGAAAGCTTTTATAATGATTACTCCAATATTTTTAACTTAGTTTCTCCTGAAATATCTGATATCGAAAACCAAAATGACAGTCCTTTTAAATTATCAACCAATCCGGATTCTATTGTAATATCCTCTAGTCCAGATATAGATCTAAACAGTCAAGATATTAACAActtcaataaaaatgatagccTTGGTGTTCTAAGTTCTAAAATACAAGAATCTGATGATGAATTGCACCATACTTTTCCGAATgatatacatttttcaaatattaatatcgataacagaATTGAACATATTActttgaataataaaacattgcaaatttgttcaaaaaacaaaaaatcacgAAAAAGATGTAAATCTGAAGGgaatttacaaattaattacacagctgaagaaaatgataaacttgataaattcaataatatgAACAGTCTTCAATGcaataaagaagataacaagttgattataaagaataaattatttactataactgaaaataatgatatttcattaccaaattatgatattatggATACTGCTGAGCTTCAT agGGAAATGCAGAAATATGGATTAAAGATAcaaaatcgtaataaaaatattaaattattaacatatatttataaagaattacATCCTACTATCGATTTATGTGAAACAATAGATACAAGCggtaaaaatatgtataatgaatACGAAGagccacaaaaaaaaagattaaaggtagatattaatttatcggATAAATACAGTAACATTGAACGTGAATGTAATGTATCTTCCTTCAAAAATTG gaATTCAAATGATTATTCCAAGAGAATGGAAACTAAAACAGAATATATGAACAATGTTGAAAACTTAATCGTATTAAGTGATTGTGATAGTATAAAAGAAGCATTTTCGAAGttaatagaatttaataaagatttacataataaaattttgcaaTATGAACCATTGAATATAGAATTGTTGCATCACATGTTAAAAACAAATGGTTTCAAGTGTAAAATTAATGCTCTCATTGATTTTTTGGATGAAcaggtatttttttcttcattatttttgtataatatacttttctttacagatatttataataattttttttataagttcCAATAA
- the LOC124423896 gene encoding uncharacterized protein MAL8P1.12 isoform X2 yields MDMEKCNKNVQKIDSEVGTSLSLDSDASIADFKSPKIKPIEKLKLFNFKLTKKKETSIKTELSKGLNKKASNQSKKNISDVHTRTESNICEDKSKSVKHSNDTKVAYVCPLCFKNFKDTNSRILHMKNCAAKNNVSMEKLLQAMELQERQSAERVSLGLLAAPVLQNKKQTTINKMFLAKDHQLQLALALSKSLYEAEEVGNYNEIEDLADICTTKDSTKELMDKNLMGNITTRFQKKKKQTFITVLQTRSKEERDRLITEKIAEILIDSETLHQSQQQMQSKFENIKRNNLRSHILKKYLNFDNKLWNSAMLQLSQKDFYVINLSPYIIPSTKQTFMESESESNMSNKSEQKVSSPTKSNLHSNKKESSNISHKVDINLFPNTEKENINIQSSINTLILDWGNALNNSSSSDIIIFVNGSKHIWVHKLVFYIRCSNILLDIIPYNDTTYLVKEMICWTDVEYHIALAFLEFIYCGIIKKHAISFNDNIAISSLGRLARRYKVKELFTYLRLEYAAFHDRTSKNDKFELYKQDIQEDCNSNDKQNEFVEYNTLTPKKDINSVNCSNQSIPDISIMEISPDKLLRTSISPEKCVTLMDRKNSISPDIFNDTNDVILNRTNMEILLSPIQCSSKNTTNQILFSSSINKSRSSTDECVLNQSPVASPKSNPTIMEDKIKSKSNLTLFIEEVQRENAKSDFASDSEIDCPIKSFIQYNKNPFRKKNYDESNVLDKLHNSKLSPDQTEKKENGLSKLEKDMQIHADDNPQLYNITVDKNLTTSTEHNNTDLFPSIKEIETNMYSDKNFSEKTIPNSQINNASVTISLSSNSEMDTDDLDMYTKNKRKYIDKSIAVYQSASKKYKNTMTEIKNDEVENNKAIASNSEKIDEDDIYDTLLNNSFEHKDNFKEQDIDNCNNDSSKTQITNNESFYNDYSNIFNLVSPEISDIENQNDSPFKLSTNPDSIVISSSPDIDLNSQDINNFNKNDSLGVLSSKIQESDDELHHTFPNDIHFSNINIDNRIEHITLNNKTLQICSKNKKSRKRCKSEGNLQINYTAEENDKLDKFNNMNSLQCNKEDNKLIIKNKLFTITENNDISLPNYDIMDTAELHREMQKYGLKIQNRNKNIKLLTYIYKELHPTIDLCETIDTSGKNMYNEYEEPQKKRLKVDINLSDKYSNIERECNVSSFKNWNSNDYSKRMETKTEYMNNVENLIVLSDCDSIKEAFSKLIEFNKDLHNKILQYEPLNIELLHHMLKTNGFKCKINALIDFLDEQCITFYLPENKTKIKNRK; encoded by the exons ATGGACAtggaaaaatgtaataaaaatgtacaaaaaatCGATAGTGAAGTTGGTACATCTCTATCATTGGATTCAGATGCAAGTATAGCAGATTTTAAATCTCCAAAAATAAAaccaattgaaaaattaaaactatttaacttcaaattaacgaaaaagaaagaaacaagcaTAAAAACTGAGTTAAGTAAAGGCTTAAATAAGAAAGCAAGTAATcagtcaaaaaaaaatatttctgatgTTCATACACGAACAGAATCAAATATATGCGAGGATAAAAGTAAATCTGTAAAACATTCAAATGACACAAAGGTAGCATATGTATGTCCATTATgttttaagaattttaaagATACGAATAGTAGGATACTTCATATGAAAAATTGTGCtgcaaaaaataatgtttctatGGAAAAACTATTACAAGCTATGGAGTTACAAGAACGTCAATCTGCAGAAAGAGTTTCTCTTGGATTACTTGCTGCACCTGTGTTACAGAATAAAAAGCAAActactataaataaaatg TTTCTCGCAAAGGATCATCAACTGCAACTTGCTCTTGCACTTTCTAAATCCCTCTATGAAGCTGAAGAAGTGGGGAATTACAATGAAATAGAAGATTTAGCAGATATATGTACTACAAAGGATTCTACTAAGGAACTTATGGACAAAAATTTAATGGGAAACATTACCACtcgatttcaaaagaaaa aaaagcaAACTTTTATAACAGTATTACAAACTCgttcaaaagaagaaagagaccgTTTAATAACTGAAAAAATAGctgaaattttaatagataGTGAAACACTGCATCAGAGCCAACAACAAATGCAaagtaaatttgaaaatataaaaaggaataatttgaGAAGTCATATccttaaaaaatatctaaatttt GATAATAAATTATGGAATTCAGCAATGTTACAGCTAAgtcaaaaagatttttatgtcATAAATCTATCACCATATATAATCCCAAGTACAAAACAAACGTTTATG gAAAGTGAAAGTGAATCAAATATGTCAAATAAGTCTGAACAAAAAGTTTCATCGCCAACAAAATCTAATTtacattcgaataaaaaagaaagttcaaATATATCACACAAAGTGGACATAAACTTATTTCCaaatacagaaaaagagaatattaacATACAGTCATCTATTAATACTCTAATACTTGATTGGGGAAATGcattaaacaatagttcatcaagtgatataataatatttgttaatggTAGTAAACATATTTGGGTACACAAATTGGTTTTTTATATACGCTGTTCTAACATTTTACTTGATATAATTCCATATAATGATACAACTTATTTAGTTAAAGAAATGATCTGCTGGACCGATGTAGAGTACCATATTGCTTTAGCATTtctagaatttatttattgtggtattattaaaaagcatgcaatttcttttaatgacaatattgcAATATCTTCACTGGGCCGCTTGGCAAGAAgatataaagtaaaagaattattCACTTATTTGCGTCTTGAATATGCTGCTTTCCATGATAGAACTTCAAAAAATGATAAGTTCGAACTATATAAACAAGATATACAAGAAGATTGTAATAGCAATGATAAGCAAAATGAATTTGTAGAATATAATACACTAACtccaaaaaaagatattaatagtGTTAATTGTAGTAATCAAAGTATACCTGATATTTCCATAATGGAAATCTCGCCTGATAAACTCTTAAGAACAAGTATATCTCCAGAAAAATGTGTGACACTTATGGATAGAAAAAACAGTATATCTCCAGATATATTCAATGATACAAATGATGTTATATTAAATCGTACAaatatggaaatattattGAGTCCAATTCAATGCAGTTCAAAAAATACtacaaatcaaattttattttcctcatcAATAAACAAAAGTAGATCTTCTACTGATGAATGTGTACTTAATCAGTCACCAGTGGCATCTCCAAAAAGTAATCCAACTATAATggaggataaaataaaatcaaaaagtaatcttacattatttattgaagAAGTTCAGAGAGAAAATGCCAAATCAGATTTTGCTTCAGATTCTGAAATAGACTGTCCAATCAAATCGTTTATtcagtataataaaaatccatttagaaagaagaattatgATGAATCTAATGTTCTTGATAAACTCCATAATTCTAAACTTTCTCCAGAtcaaacagaaaagaaagaaaatggtttGAGTAAGCTTGAAAAGGATATGCAGATTCATGCTGATGATAATCCACAGTTATACAATATAACAGTAGATAAAAATCTTACTACATCTACTGAACATAATAATACAGATTTATTCCCatcaataaaagaaattgaaactAATATGTATAGTGACAAAAATTTCTCAGAGAAAACAATTCCAAATTCACAGATCAATAATGCATCTGTAACTATATCATTGTCTTCTAATAGTGAAATGGATACAGATGATCTAGATatgtatacaaaaaataaaagaaaatatattgataaaagtATAGCTGTATATCAATCTgcttcgaaaaaatataaaaatactatgactgaaattaaaaatgatgaagtagaaaataataaagccaTTGCATCAAATTCAGAAAAAATTGATGAAGATGACATTTATGAtactttgttaaataatagttTTGAACATAAAGACAATTTTAAAGAACAAGATatagataattgtaataatgatagttcAAAAACTCAAATTACTAATAATGAAAGCTTTTATAATGATTACTCCAATATTTTTAACTTAGTTTCTCCTGAAATATCTGATATCGAAAACCAAAATGACAGTCCTTTTAAATTATCAACCAATCCGGATTCTATTGTAATATCCTCTAGTCCAGATATAGATCTAAACAGTCAAGATATTAACAActtcaataaaaatgatagccTTGGTGTTCTAAGTTCTAAAATACAAGAATCTGATGATGAATTGCACCATACTTTTCCGAATgatatacatttttcaaatattaatatcgataacagaATTGAACATATTActttgaataataaaacattgcaaatttgttcaaaaaacaaaaaatcacgAAAAAGATGTAAATCTGAAGGgaatttacaaattaattacacagctgaagaaaatgataaacttgataaattcaataatatgAACAGTCTTCAATGcaataaagaagataacaagttgattataaagaataaattatttactataactgaaaataatgatatttcattaccaaattatgatattatggATACTGCTGAGCTTCAT agGGAAATGCAGAAATATGGATTAAAGATAcaaaatcgtaataaaaatattaaattattaacatatatttataaagaattacATCCTACTATCGATTTATGTGAAACAATAGATACAAGCggtaaaaatatgtataatgaatACGAAGagccacaaaaaaaaagattaaaggtagatattaatttatcggATAAATACAGTAACATTGAACGTGAATGTAATGTATCTTCCTTCAAAAATTG gaATTCAAATGATTATTCCAAGAGAATGGAAACTAAAACAGAATATATGAACAATGTTGAAAACTTAATCGTATTAAGTGATTGTGATAGTATAAAAGAAGCATTTTCGAAGttaatagaatttaataaagatttacataataaaattttgcaaTATGAACCATTGAATATAGAATTGTTGCATCACATGTTAAAAACAAATGGTTTCAAGTGTAAAATTAATGCTCTCATTGATTTTTTGGATGAAcag tgcattacgttttatttgccagagaataaaacaaaaatcaaaaatagaaaataa